Proteins encoded in a region of the Drosophila busckii strain San Diego stock center, stock number 13000-0081.31 chromosome 2L, ASM1175060v1, whole genome shotgun sequence genome:
- the LOC108608231 gene encoding GTPase-activating protein CdGAPr isoform X1 produces MSEKVSSGLAAQLHAHALANELSACQVTTGHQANSSNISVKDAPLQFEMDAPAAAISAQLNFKILPAESLGGLSLGSSYQEMFASMNTSQISNASTESSCSPPAAAAAPAKPSRHMAVQPLNSKSCRFPKLEECAHFHYERVQLGALSVQLLDDKSEQMGSSIASQSIGGELAHSSMRSGAAFTPDNCWFIIRVCPQRCEPFLIKRSFENMQMLDEMLHRCVYDRKISGLRNMCELQAEAQLQSEQEVEYAVAKYLERFSKIASDSLTCGTILTWLQLDNKGRRLPLADGETQRTINTPAVGAAYGVRRYQAQAPDEINIEVGDMISVIDMPSPAESIWWRGKKSHLQKSLYEVGFFPQSCVATIGDKVPRNFPMPAPLVGHLDASPTKPVLRKHGKLIAFFRSFILSRPSRRRLKQSGIYRERVFSCDLSEHLLNSGQDIPMVLRSCAEFIENYGVIDGIYRLSGITSNIQRLRRAFDEERVPDLGNPEMKQDIHAVSSLLKMYFRELPNPLCTYQLYDNFVEAIQVKADEADERLRLMKETVLKLPPPHYRTLKYLSEHLHKVSQHHERTGMTDKNLAIVWAPNLLRSPALESGGVAALRGVGVQAVVTEYLIRNCHNIFDALEDHNAHLSIVANAGATTAAASTSNSTAGELRLESLTDCESLLVEQREQDQSLVQPERPKSLSTGGAKLISLEEAQERHSRIESSADLKQSLPINMLPTSNAAANMGGAYIEVGGGPSSLPDKYHTVLSVPRSWQKRKPDKTPSWKSIFTRSQRQGNEPGHKLMLENSQKSATRVSFVPASHAHASKELSKHDKPKSIELLETTRDARDAATKPMELCIRSNSIDSLRTVGHSRSVSHDSYFDLLQSPQRGHMTTCPSRELSELGLNFDREEPEMRIFSESESLVSSPRVGKENVPPASGCATRRIMRARPEDFSSQTNSVNPSPKKQPRLNLLSPSSARAPPVNPAPCGHEPAGAENCCKRYKLEDQLSDIQFIDCGTPEHPTPQQQFATVEVHAPPPPKPARAPQAALASPKTAAARYSYPSVQLGAKRKDQLAAKERFSYQGTFTQSNSKPEPVSRAVHNGNGLGQRVKPRVEICTEDVTTLKLPTPTTPAHSPRYSLLLCDTEESSENSSAVNTPQYDMEPLMINSAMSGISGVSSNLQQQQQLLLGVDATSNSYLDSSLESLAQQFNKLQDVEPRDMQALKRELSLDLQPPQVRLPQAANRAATLPVKEQLQSSVNMCSSPNSNFTDNTSQSVTPSEYGYQHLQRQLSMHSLLANEEESSPLYEDFEQTPSNVKQPNAIGSPIKSTISITYKSPEKERPAASKLLETNFDEHTVYEQVKLFRNSVTEVNQLLTERQLSHGLRQIAEEEQDGGVCKAAEMSQQLLELEQEQLELEQQQQEQLMYENIELRKPKTVYENLRGEEMKLSAPHLELENLETSEQERIELDSLESLSEQPNMEAPSSKSPSFSVKELANKFESSPVEQLPNFDFSQRAGSMKKPNELSLPPAAAGTALKPAPLKKLNKTAQKITRSLDENAFVREFGGKQLQDLSACKLPEPTELNNRRKSFDFTRPKTLNPPKRLPGMSITEEICQQREPEPLIITPTTENRISLIQQNNVPALNLLPVAGARKSVLTGINLDRERIDKIKEERRQQLTQKYYGDTLKSRSKVELNTEDSNFAATESLRFKSKSRGDMHTLQKDMDANLKQLARAAAGSESTLHQPPRVRSSSDEKNQNCDTNSGGNLSVKSAAQKFAANNATINSTATTTTTTAAPRRERLSRNSMPQHAESNASVNNREKISPQFSIRDVTAMFESRSQNQ; encoded by the exons ATGTCCGAGAAGGTGAGCAGCGGTCTGGCCGCTCAGCTGCATGCACATGCGTTGGCCAACGAGCTGAGCGCTTGTCAGGTGACAACAGGTCACCAGGCGaatagcagcaacattagCGTCAAGGATGCGCCGCTGCAATTCGAAATGGACGCACCGGCGGCTGCGATCAGTGCGCAGTTGAACTTTAAGATATTGCCAGCTGAGAGCTTGGGTGGCTTGAGCTTGGGCAGCAGCTATCAGGAAATGTTTGCTTCCATGAATACATCACAAATCTCGAATGCTTCTACCGAATCCAGCTGCAGTCccccagcggcagcagctgcgccagctAAGCCAAGTAGACATATGGCCGTGCAGCCTTTAAATAGC AAATCCTGTCGCTTTCCCAAGCTGGAGGAATGCGCGCACTTTCACTACGAGCGCGTGCAGCTGGGCGCGCTGTCTGTGCAGCTGCTGGATGACAAATCGGAGCAAatgggcagcagcattgccTCGCAGTCCATTGGCGGCGAGCTGGCGCATAGTTCGATGCGTTCCGGCGCAGCTTTCACGCCGGACAACTGCTGGTTCATCATACGCGTTTGTCCGCAACGCTGCGAACCGTTTCTGATTAAGCGCAGCTTTGAGAACATGCAAATGCTGGACGAGATGCTGCATCGCTGTGTCTACGATCGCAAGATCAGCGGACTGCGCAACATGTGTGAGCTCCAAGCCGAAGCGCAGCTGCAGAGCGAGCAAGAAGTGGAATATGCTGTGGCCAAGTATCTGGAGCGCTTCAGCAAAATTGCCTCCGATTCGCTCACATGCGGCACTATACTCACCTGGCTGCAGCTGGACAACAAGGGCAGACGTCTGCCACTGGCGGATGGGGAGACTCAACGTACGATTAATACGCCCGCAGTGGGTGCCGCCTATGGAGTGCGTCGCTATCAGGCGCAGGCGCCGGATGAAATCAACATAGAAGTGGGCGATATGATTTCGGTCATAGACATGCCCAGCCCGGCGGAATCCATTTGGTGGCGTGGCAAAAAGTCACATCTGCAAAAATCTCTATACGAGGTGGGCTTCTTTCCACAATCCTGTGTAGCCACCATTGGCGATAAGGTGCCGCGGAACTTTCCCATGCCTGCACCGCTCGTGGGTCATCTGGATGCATCACCCACGAAGCCTGTGCTGCGCAAGCATGGCAAGCTTATAGCCTTCTTTCGCTCCTTTATACTGTCGCGTCCATCGCGTCGTCGCCTCAAGCAGAGCGGCATTTACCGCGAGCGTGTGTTCAGCTGTGATCTGTCTGAGCATTTGCTCAATAGCGGCCAGGATATACCCATGGTGTTGCGCTCTTGCGCCGAGTTCATTGAAAACTATGGCGTCATCGATGGCATTTATCGTCTATCGGGCATAACCTCAAACATACAACGTTTGCGTCGCGCCTTTGACGAGGAGCGTGTGCCCGATCTGGGCAATCCTGAAATGAAGCAGGACATTCATGCTGTCAGCTCCTTGCTTAAGATGTACTTTCGCGAGCTGCCCAATCCACTGTGCACCTATCAGCTGTACGATAACTTTGTCGAGGCGATACAAGTGAAGGCCGACGAGGCCGATGAACGTCTGCGTCTGATGAAGGAAACGGTGCTCAAGTTGCCGCCGCCTCACTATCG CACCTTGAAATACTTGTCGGAGCACTTGCACAAGGTGTCGCAGCATCACGAGCGCACTGGCATGACGGACAAGAATTTGGCTATTGTGTGGGCGCCCAACTTGCTGCGCTCGCCAGCTCTAGAATCTGGGGGCGTGGCTGCATTGCGAGGCGTGGGCGTACAGGCTGTGGTAACCGAGTATTTAATACGCAATTGTCACAATATATTCGATGCGCTGGAGGATCACAATGCGCATCTGAGCATAGTAGCGAACGCGGgcgcgacaacagcagcagcgagcacaagcaacagcacAGCGGGCGAGCTGCGTCTGGAGTCGCTGACAGACTGCGAGAGTTTGCTGGTGGAGCAGCGGGAGCAAGACCAATCGCTGGTGCAGCCAGAGCGACCCAAAAGTCTAAGCACTGGCGGCGCCAAGCTGATAAGCCTGGAGGAGGCGCAGGAGCGGCATTCGCGCATTGAAAGCAGCGCCGACTTGAAGCAGTCGCTGCCCATAAATATGCTGCCCACCagcaatgctgctgccaataTGGGCGGCGCCTACATAGAGGTGGGCGGCGGTCCCTCCAGTCTGCCAGATAAATATCACACAGTGCTGAGTGTGCCACGCAGCTGGCAAAAGCGCAAGCCAGACAAGACGCCCTCGTGGAAATCCATCTTTACACGCAGTCAGCGCCAGGGCAACGAGCCTGGGCACAAGCTCATGCTGGAGAACAGCCAAAAGTCGGCCACACGCGTCAGCTTTGTGCCCGCCTCGCATGCGCATGCCAGCAAGGAGCTGAGCAAGCACGACAAGCCCAAGTCCATTGAGCTGCTGGAGACAACGCGCGATGCACGCGATGCCGCCACTAAGCCCATGGAGCTTTGCATACGCTCCAATTCGATTGACAGTCTGCGCACTGTGGGACACTCGCGCAGCGTTTCGCATGATTCGTACTTTGACCTGCTGCAGTCGCCGCAGCGTGGCCACATGACCACCTGTCCATCGCGTGAGCTCTCCGAGCTTGGACTGAACTTTGATCGCGAGGAGCCGGAAATGCGCATTTTTAGTGAAAGTGAATCGCTGGTGAGCTCGCCACGCGTCGGCAAAGAGAATGTGCCACCTGCCTCGGGCTGTGCCACACGCCGCATTATGCGCGCTCGTCCCGAGGACTTCTCCAGTCAAACGAACAGCGTGAATCCCAGCCCCAAAAAGCAACCGCGTCTCAATCTGCTCTCGCCCAGCTCAGCACGCGCGCCGCCTGTTAATCCCGCACCCTGTGGCCACGAGCCCGCCGGCGCCGAGAACTGCTGCAAGCGCTACAAGCTCGAGGATCAGCTTTCGGACATACAGTTCATAGACTGCGGCACGCCGGAGCATCCgacgccacagcagcaattcGCTACCGTCGAAGTGCATGCGCCACCGCCGCCGAAGCCAGCGCGTGCGCCTCAAGCAGCGCTAGCCTCACCCAAGACAGCGGCAGCTCGCTACAGTTATCCCTCGGTGCAGCTGGGCGCCAAGCGCAAGGATCAGCTGGCAGCCAAGGAGCGTTTCAGCTATCAGGGCACATTCACTCAGTCCAATAGCAAACCGGAGCCAGTCAGCAGAGCCGTGCA CAATGGCAACGGTTTGGGGCAGCGCGTTAAGCCACGCGTAGAGATTTGCACCGAGGATGTGACAACACTGAAGCTGCCGACGCCCACAACGCCAGCGCATAGTCCACGCTactctttgctgctttgcgATACGGAGGAGAGTTCGGAGAACAGTTCGGCTGTCAATACGCCGCAGTACGATATGGAGCCGCTGATGATAAACTCGGCCATGTCGGGCATTTCGGGTGTGTCcagcaacttgcagcaacagcagcagctgctgctaggCGTAGATGCCACCAGCAATAGCTATTTGGACAGCTCACTTGAGAGTCTAGCACAACAG TTCAACAAGCTGCAGGATGTGGAGCCGCGCGATATGCAGGCGTTGAAGCGTGAGCTATCGCTGGATTTGCAGCCACCTCAGGTGCGTCTGCCACAGGCTGCCAATCGAGCTGCCACATTGCCCGTCAAGGAGCAACTGCAGAGCAGCGTGAACATGTGCAGTTCGCCGAATTCGAATTTTACAGACAACACTAGTCAATCGGTAACGCCCAGCGAGTATGGCTATCAGCATTTGCAGCGGCAGCTGAGCATGCACTCGCTGCTGGCCAACGAGGAGGAGAGCTCGCCGCTCTACGAGGACTTTGAGCAAACGCCCAGCAATGTGAAGCAGCCCAATGCTATAGGCAGTCCCATCAAGTCTACCATAAGCATAACCTACAAGTCGCCGGAGAAGGAGcggccagcagccagcaagcTGCTGGAGACCAACTTTGATGAGCACACAGTGTATGAGCAGGTGAAGCTGTTTCGCAATTCGGTTACCGAGGTGAATCAGCTGCTCACAGAGCGTCAACTGAGTCACGGCTTGAGGCAGATTGCCGAGGAGGAGCAGGATGGTGGCGTCTGCAAGGCAGCTGAGATGTCGCAGCAGCTTCTAGAGCTGGAGCaagagcagctggagctggagcagcagcagcaggagcagcttaTGTATGAGAACATTGAACTGCGCAAACCGAAAACAGTTTATGAAAATCTACGTGGCGAGGAAATGAAACTCAGTGCGCCACATTTAGAGCTGGAAAACTTGGAAACATCGGAGCAGGAACGCATAGAGCTCGACAGTCTCGAAAGCCTCAGTGAACAGCCCAACATGGAAGCGCCCAGCAGCAAATCACCCTCATTTAGTGTCAAGGAGTTGGCCAACAAATTTGAAAGCTCGCCCGTTGAGCAGTTGCCTAACTTTGATTTCTCGCAACGCGCTGGCTCCATGAAGAAACCCAATGAGCTGAGTCTgccgccagcagcggcaggaACGGCGCTCAAGCCAGCGCCATTGAAGAAACTCAATAAGACAGCGCAAAAGATTACACGCTCGCTGGATGAGAATGCGTTTGTGCGTGAATTTGgcggcaagcagctgcaggatCTGAGCGCCTGCAAGCTGCCCGAGCCCACAGAGCTGAACAATCGACGCAAGAGCTTTGATTTTACGCGTCCCAAGACGCTAAATCCGCCCAAGCGTCTGCCTGGCATGAGCATAACCGAGGAAATCTGCCAGCAAAGAGAGCCCGAACCATTGATCATAACACCCACGACAGAGAATCGCATCTCGCTGATACAGCAAAACAATGTGCCGGCATTGAAtctgctgccagttgctggTGCACGCAAGAGCGTGTTGACTGGCATTAATTTGGATCGCGAGCGCATTGATAAAATCAAAGAGGAGCGACGTCAGCAGTTGACGCAGAAATATTATGGCGATACGCTCAAGTCGCGCTCCAAAGTCGAACTCAATACGGAGGACAGCAATTTTGCTGCAACTGAATCGCTGCGCTTCAAATCGAAATCACGCGGTGATATGCATACGCTCCAAAAGGATATGGATGCGAATTTGAAGCAGCTGgcgcgagctgctgctggctctgaGAGCACATTGCATCAGCCGCCGCGTGTGCGCAGCAGCTCCGATGAGAAGAATCAAAATTGTGATACAAATAGTGGCGGCAATCTAAGCGTCAAGTCGGCGgcacaaaagtttgcagcCAACAATGCGACAATcaattcaacagcaacaacaacaacaacaacagcagcgcctaGACGCGAGCGTCTCTCTAGAAATTCTATGCCGCAGCATGCTGAAAGCAATGCCAGCGTCAA cAATCGAGAAAAGATCTCACCACAATTCTCCATACGCGATGTAACTGCAATGTTTGAATCTCGTTCACAAAATCAATAG
- the LOC108608231 gene encoding GTPase-activating protein CdGAPr isoform X2: MTDKNLAIVWAPNLLRSPALESGGVAALRGVGVQAVVTEYLIRNCHNIFDALEDHNAHLSIVANAGATTAAASTSNSTAGELRLESLTDCESLLVEQREQDQSLVQPERPKSLSTGGAKLISLEEAQERHSRIESSADLKQSLPINMLPTSNAAANMGGAYIEVGGGPSSLPDKYHTVLSVPRSWQKRKPDKTPSWKSIFTRSQRQGNEPGHKLMLENSQKSATRVSFVPASHAHASKELSKHDKPKSIELLETTRDARDAATKPMELCIRSNSIDSLRTVGHSRSVSHDSYFDLLQSPQRGHMTTCPSRELSELGLNFDREEPEMRIFSESESLVSSPRVGKENVPPASGCATRRIMRARPEDFSSQTNSVNPSPKKQPRLNLLSPSSARAPPVNPAPCGHEPAGAENCCKRYKLEDQLSDIQFIDCGTPEHPTPQQQFATVEVHAPPPPKPARAPQAALASPKTAAARYSYPSVQLGAKRKDQLAAKERFSYQGTFTQSNSKPEPVSRAVHNGNGLGQRVKPRVEICTEDVTTLKLPTPTTPAHSPRYSLLLCDTEESSENSSAVNTPQYDMEPLMINSAMSGISGVSSNLQQQQQLLLGVDATSNSYLDSSLESLAQQFNKLQDVEPRDMQALKRELSLDLQPPQVRLPQAANRAATLPVKEQLQSSVNMCSSPNSNFTDNTSQSVTPSEYGYQHLQRQLSMHSLLANEEESSPLYEDFEQTPSNVKQPNAIGSPIKSTISITYKSPEKERPAASKLLETNFDEHTVYEQVKLFRNSVTEVNQLLTERQLSHGLRQIAEEEQDGGVCKAAEMSQQLLELEQEQLELEQQQQEQLMYENIELRKPKTVYENLRGEEMKLSAPHLELENLETSEQERIELDSLESLSEQPNMEAPSSKSPSFSVKELANKFESSPVEQLPNFDFSQRAGSMKKPNELSLPPAAAGTALKPAPLKKLNKTAQKITRSLDENAFVREFGGKQLQDLSACKLPEPTELNNRRKSFDFTRPKTLNPPKRLPGMSITEEICQQREPEPLIITPTTENRISLIQQNNVPALNLLPVAGARKSVLTGINLDRERIDKIKEERRQQLTQKYYGDTLKSRSKVELNTEDSNFAATESLRFKSKSRGDMHTLQKDMDANLKQLARAAAGSESTLHQPPRVRSSSDEKNQNCDTNSGGNLSVKSAAQKFAANNATINSTATTTTTTAAPRRERLSRNSMPQHAESNASVNNREKISPQFSIRDVTAMFESRSQNQ, encoded by the exons ATGACGGACAAGAATTTGGCTATTGTGTGGGCGCCCAACTTGCTGCGCTCGCCAGCTCTAGAATCTGGGGGCGTGGCTGCATTGCGAGGCGTGGGCGTACAGGCTGTGGTAACCGAGTATTTAATACGCAATTGTCACAATATATTCGATGCGCTGGAGGATCACAATGCGCATCTGAGCATAGTAGCGAACGCGGgcgcgacaacagcagcagcgagcacaagcaacagcacAGCGGGCGAGCTGCGTCTGGAGTCGCTGACAGACTGCGAGAGTTTGCTGGTGGAGCAGCGGGAGCAAGACCAATCGCTGGTGCAGCCAGAGCGACCCAAAAGTCTAAGCACTGGCGGCGCCAAGCTGATAAGCCTGGAGGAGGCGCAGGAGCGGCATTCGCGCATTGAAAGCAGCGCCGACTTGAAGCAGTCGCTGCCCATAAATATGCTGCCCACCagcaatgctgctgccaataTGGGCGGCGCCTACATAGAGGTGGGCGGCGGTCCCTCCAGTCTGCCAGATAAATATCACACAGTGCTGAGTGTGCCACGCAGCTGGCAAAAGCGCAAGCCAGACAAGACGCCCTCGTGGAAATCCATCTTTACACGCAGTCAGCGCCAGGGCAACGAGCCTGGGCACAAGCTCATGCTGGAGAACAGCCAAAAGTCGGCCACACGCGTCAGCTTTGTGCCCGCCTCGCATGCGCATGCCAGCAAGGAGCTGAGCAAGCACGACAAGCCCAAGTCCATTGAGCTGCTGGAGACAACGCGCGATGCACGCGATGCCGCCACTAAGCCCATGGAGCTTTGCATACGCTCCAATTCGATTGACAGTCTGCGCACTGTGGGACACTCGCGCAGCGTTTCGCATGATTCGTACTTTGACCTGCTGCAGTCGCCGCAGCGTGGCCACATGACCACCTGTCCATCGCGTGAGCTCTCCGAGCTTGGACTGAACTTTGATCGCGAGGAGCCGGAAATGCGCATTTTTAGTGAAAGTGAATCGCTGGTGAGCTCGCCACGCGTCGGCAAAGAGAATGTGCCACCTGCCTCGGGCTGTGCCACACGCCGCATTATGCGCGCTCGTCCCGAGGACTTCTCCAGTCAAACGAACAGCGTGAATCCCAGCCCCAAAAAGCAACCGCGTCTCAATCTGCTCTCGCCCAGCTCAGCACGCGCGCCGCCTGTTAATCCCGCACCCTGTGGCCACGAGCCCGCCGGCGCCGAGAACTGCTGCAAGCGCTACAAGCTCGAGGATCAGCTTTCGGACATACAGTTCATAGACTGCGGCACGCCGGAGCATCCgacgccacagcagcaattcGCTACCGTCGAAGTGCATGCGCCACCGCCGCCGAAGCCAGCGCGTGCGCCTCAAGCAGCGCTAGCCTCACCCAAGACAGCGGCAGCTCGCTACAGTTATCCCTCGGTGCAGCTGGGCGCCAAGCGCAAGGATCAGCTGGCAGCCAAGGAGCGTTTCAGCTATCAGGGCACATTCACTCAGTCCAATAGCAAACCGGAGCCAGTCAGCAGAGCCGTGCA CAATGGCAACGGTTTGGGGCAGCGCGTTAAGCCACGCGTAGAGATTTGCACCGAGGATGTGACAACACTGAAGCTGCCGACGCCCACAACGCCAGCGCATAGTCCACGCTactctttgctgctttgcgATACGGAGGAGAGTTCGGAGAACAGTTCGGCTGTCAATACGCCGCAGTACGATATGGAGCCGCTGATGATAAACTCGGCCATGTCGGGCATTTCGGGTGTGTCcagcaacttgcagcaacagcagcagctgctgctaggCGTAGATGCCACCAGCAATAGCTATTTGGACAGCTCACTTGAGAGTCTAGCACAACAG TTCAACAAGCTGCAGGATGTGGAGCCGCGCGATATGCAGGCGTTGAAGCGTGAGCTATCGCTGGATTTGCAGCCACCTCAGGTGCGTCTGCCACAGGCTGCCAATCGAGCTGCCACATTGCCCGTCAAGGAGCAACTGCAGAGCAGCGTGAACATGTGCAGTTCGCCGAATTCGAATTTTACAGACAACACTAGTCAATCGGTAACGCCCAGCGAGTATGGCTATCAGCATTTGCAGCGGCAGCTGAGCATGCACTCGCTGCTGGCCAACGAGGAGGAGAGCTCGCCGCTCTACGAGGACTTTGAGCAAACGCCCAGCAATGTGAAGCAGCCCAATGCTATAGGCAGTCCCATCAAGTCTACCATAAGCATAACCTACAAGTCGCCGGAGAAGGAGcggccagcagccagcaagcTGCTGGAGACCAACTTTGATGAGCACACAGTGTATGAGCAGGTGAAGCTGTTTCGCAATTCGGTTACCGAGGTGAATCAGCTGCTCACAGAGCGTCAACTGAGTCACGGCTTGAGGCAGATTGCCGAGGAGGAGCAGGATGGTGGCGTCTGCAAGGCAGCTGAGATGTCGCAGCAGCTTCTAGAGCTGGAGCaagagcagctggagctggagcagcagcagcaggagcagcttaTGTATGAGAACATTGAACTGCGCAAACCGAAAACAGTTTATGAAAATCTACGTGGCGAGGAAATGAAACTCAGTGCGCCACATTTAGAGCTGGAAAACTTGGAAACATCGGAGCAGGAACGCATAGAGCTCGACAGTCTCGAAAGCCTCAGTGAACAGCCCAACATGGAAGCGCCCAGCAGCAAATCACCCTCATTTAGTGTCAAGGAGTTGGCCAACAAATTTGAAAGCTCGCCCGTTGAGCAGTTGCCTAACTTTGATTTCTCGCAACGCGCTGGCTCCATGAAGAAACCCAATGAGCTGAGTCTgccgccagcagcggcaggaACGGCGCTCAAGCCAGCGCCATTGAAGAAACTCAATAAGACAGCGCAAAAGATTACACGCTCGCTGGATGAGAATGCGTTTGTGCGTGAATTTGgcggcaagcagctgcaggatCTGAGCGCCTGCAAGCTGCCCGAGCCCACAGAGCTGAACAATCGACGCAAGAGCTTTGATTTTACGCGTCCCAAGACGCTAAATCCGCCCAAGCGTCTGCCTGGCATGAGCATAACCGAGGAAATCTGCCAGCAAAGAGAGCCCGAACCATTGATCATAACACCCACGACAGAGAATCGCATCTCGCTGATACAGCAAAACAATGTGCCGGCATTGAAtctgctgccagttgctggTGCACGCAAGAGCGTGTTGACTGGCATTAATTTGGATCGCGAGCGCATTGATAAAATCAAAGAGGAGCGACGTCAGCAGTTGACGCAGAAATATTATGGCGATACGCTCAAGTCGCGCTCCAAAGTCGAACTCAATACGGAGGACAGCAATTTTGCTGCAACTGAATCGCTGCGCTTCAAATCGAAATCACGCGGTGATATGCATACGCTCCAAAAGGATATGGATGCGAATTTGAAGCAGCTGgcgcgagctgctgctggctctgaGAGCACATTGCATCAGCCGCCGCGTGTGCGCAGCAGCTCCGATGAGAAGAATCAAAATTGTGATACAAATAGTGGCGGCAATCTAAGCGTCAAGTCGGCGgcacaaaagtttgcagcCAACAATGCGACAATcaattcaacagcaacaacaacaacaacaacagcagcgcctaGACGCGAGCGTCTCTCTAGAAATTCTATGCCGCAGCATGCTGAAAGCAATGCCAGCGTCAA cAATCGAGAAAAGATCTCACCACAATTCTCCATACGCGATGTAACTGCAATGTTTGAATCTCGTTCACAAAATCAATAG